One Fusarium musae strain F31 chromosome 6, whole genome shotgun sequence DNA segment encodes these proteins:
- a CDS encoding hypothetical protein (EggNog:ENOG41) produces MAERWDRDRFERMRGEQNRDRFDDDRSYTRSTRGRDHSDERYDRRPGRGYYEEEDIRDRRYYGDDRYQPQRERERDMPPPWARRTDVLERERERDFPRRESPPRRPGFLRRQSSLDTFDRRPRIFQDREEYPPPARREDIRPRDHRDPRDDYRAPPYTPIPLPKSRGLPPPRRYGDEYYDDIKIAEPDYYGDDDYRSMPERVREREYIRSRNRRGRSRESRSTRTRSVRSSSYSSSSSRSSSSSGGTTVKSEYPKKGKTRIPAKLVSKRALIDLGYPFFEEGNTIIVQKALGQDNIDELLKVSEDYKKVEAEIAASREPKAPTAALPAPPPKEKVREPTPEPPPAKTPPPPAPPVQGPPAQAPPAAVPVATPAPPPPAQMMPPPQQTPMPPPPPGPPPVFYQPGPPPPPQPGPFEYAEETVIRDVSPSRFTTTTTSSSWDSYHHHHHPAEELVVRSRSRSRSGREIRKEIKALERELAHRPRGRSTSGEIVRAERLPDGQLVIREERLEKVVEHRKPPRIEKDKKGRMSISVPKYR; encoded by the exons ATGGCCGAACGCTGGGACCGCGATCGCTTTGAGCGAATGCGCGGCGAACAAAACAGAGATCGCTTCGATGACGATCGCTCTTATACACGCAGCACACGAGGCCGCGACCACTCAGATGAGCGATATGACCGTCGACCTGGCCGCGGTTActacgaagaagaagacatccGTGACCGTCGCTACTACGGCGATGATCGCTACCAGCCTCAGCGAGAAAGAGAGCGAGATATGCCACCTCCCTGGGCTCGCCGCACAGATGTTCTAGAGAGAGAACGAGAGCGAGACTTTCCTCGCCGTGAATCTCCACCTCGCCGACCAGGTTTCCTCCGTCGACAGTCATCGCTTGACACCTTTGACCGCCGACCACGTATCTTCCAGGATCGCGAGGAGTACCCGCCTCCTGCTCGCCGTGAGGATATCCGTCCTCGAGATCACCGAGATCCTCGAGATGACTACCGTGCTCCTCCTTACACACCTATTCCTCTTCCCAAGAGCCGAGGACTGCCTCCACCTCGTAGATACGGCGATGAGTACTATGACGACATCAAGATTGCCGAGCCCGACTATTATGGCGACGATGATTACCGATCCATGCCTGAGCGTGTTCGTGAGCGAGAATACATTCGATCTCGCAACCGTCGTGGACGCAGCCGAGAATCTCGGTCAACTCGAACTCGCTCTGTTCGAAGCAGCTCgtattcttcatcctcaagccGCTCCTCTAGCAGCAGCGGTGGCACTACAGTGAAGAGCGAGTATCCtaagaagggcaagactcGCATTCCTGCTAAGCTTGTTTCTAAGCGAGCTCTTATTGATCTCGGTTATCCATTCTTCGAAGAG GGCAACACAATCATTGTGCAAAAGGCTCTCGGCCAAGATAACATCgacgagcttctcaaggtcagCGAGGATTACAAGAAGG TCGAAGCTGAAATTGCCGCCTCTCGAGAACCAAAGGCGCCTACTGCTGCTTTGCCTGCGCCTCCGCCCAAGGAGAAGGTCAGAGAGCCAACTCCGGAGCCACCGCCAGCCAAGACTCCCCCTCCTCCCGCTCCCCCAGTTCAAGGTCCTCCAGCCCAAGCAcctcctgctgctgttccAGTCGCAactccagctcctcctccacccgcTCAGATGATGCCTCCCCCTCAACAAACTCCAATGCCACCACCGCCG CCTGGACCACCTCCTGTTTTCTACCAGCCTGGCCCTCCGCCTCCCCCGCAACCAGGACCCTTCGAATATGCTGAGGAGACTGTCATCCGAGACGTTTCGCCATCTCGATtcaccacaaccaccactTCCTCCAGCTGGGACTCttaccaccatcatcatcaccccgCCGAGGAGCTCGTCGTCCGATCTCGCTCTCGATCCCGAAGTGGTCGTGAGATCCGaaaggagatcaaggctctGGAACGTGAGCTGGCTCACCGACCTCGAGGCCGTTCCACCAGCGGCGAGATTGTCCGCGCAGAGCGCTTGCCCGATGGACAGCTTGTTATCCGAGAGGAGAGATTGGAGAAGGTGGTTGAACACCGCAAACCTCCTCGTattgagaaggacaagaaagGTAGGATGTCCATTAGCGTACCTAAGTACCGTTAA